In Excalfactoria chinensis isolate bCotChi1 chromosome 5, bCotChi1.hap2, whole genome shotgun sequence, a single genomic region encodes these proteins:
- the ZNF770 gene encoding zinc finger protein 770 → MLRIQHCVTASRIPKKKPYICDICYKQFETPSKLARHYLIHTGQKPFECHVCYKTFRQLVHLERHQLTHNLPFKCQFCHRNFKNVITLLKHQQLHNENYQNCIKQEEKSVSSEQDGVTRGIFQCSVCWKSFPTEERWMLHQCQKADCLQGTRRRKKTHPCELCNKTFPSRSKLERHFLIHTGQKPFKCSSCGKSFRQSTHLKIHQLMHTEERPFQCCFCQKGFKIQSKLMKHKQLHTRNKAVSNIMCKGKNKHLRLQKLSERKMDSFENADAFKLQENDPHDVYLIYVVPFQCPVCEQCFETEEVLNLHKCSLSDKKSLSYTTACSHTVSMKSKILMKLKRTGGKLSDFSVTGREKRKSGHFRSPDLVAFRKQQPHQNVSTKSSRDYCSKLDLCKAVNWMKRFAVPLHWQEHLEPLKAGINLEGVLTGESVLSVSDGVCNRDDAFYGSSGDGFFDNSEILHYAFSAPSKNIHNKVCKCDRCEKIFPSSSKLQRHYLIHTGQKPFCCSICGKTFRQSAHLKRHQLTHTENNYKSPVCQVEFGNLNKFFNHQEDHTEFESSQPVSYSDYSQARSQAPGFQEFELTQSNQAAEIKAEIESGAFVLETGSRNTEPYLCSKLMETEQSCYSYWHNFSESIERRKLYQCSLCFKTFKSFSKLERHYFMHAGQKPFECSVCGKSFRQSPHLKRHHLTHFKERLKLSSSQQQSENTLFSLNLDTVP, encoded by the coding sequence ATGTTAAGAATTCAGCATTGTGTAACAGCTAGTAGGATACCCAAGAAAAAGCCATATATTTGTGACATTTGCTATAAGCAGTTTGAAACTCCATCAAAATTAGCAAGACATTATCTGATACATACTGGTCAAAAGCCATTTGAATGTCATGTGTGCTATAAAACATTTAGGCAGTTAGTCCATCTGGAGAGGCATCAGTTGACCCATAATCTGCCTTTTAAGTGTCAGTTTTGTCATAGAAACttcaaaaatgtaattacttTATTGAAGCATCAGCAGCTTCATAATGAAAATTATCAGAATTGTAtcaagcaagaagaaaaatctgtgagTTCTGAGCAGGATGGGGTCACTCGTGGcatatttcagtgttctgtgtgctggaagtcttttccaactgaagAGAGGTGGATGCTGCATCAATGTCAGAAAGCAGATTGTCTACAGGGTaccagaaggagaaagaaaactcacCCTTGTGAATTGTGTAACAAGACATTTCCATCGAGATCTAAGCTAGAACGACACTTCCTTATTCACACTGGCCAGAAACCTTTTAAGTGTTCTTCATGTGGCAAATCTTTCAGACAGTCAACACATTTGAAAATCCATCAGCTCATGCATACTGAAGAAAGGccttttcagtgctgcttttgtcaGAAGGGatttaaaatacagagcaaACTTATGAAGCACAAACAACTCCATACCAGAAATAAGGCTGTCTCCAATATCatgtgcaaaggaaaaaataaacatctcagACTACAGAAACTGTCAGAAAGAAAGATGGATAGTTTTGAGAATGCTGACGCATTCAAATTGCAGGAGAATGACCCACATGATGTTTATTTGATTTATGTCGTACCGTTCCAGTGTCCAGTGTGTGAGCAATGTTTTGAAACGGAGGAAGTCCTAAATTTGCATAAATGTTCTCTAAGCGATAAGAAAAGCTTAAGTTACACAACAGCATGCAGCCACACAGTCAGCATGAAAAGCAAGATCCTGATGAAGCTGAAGCGCACTGGAGGAAAGCTATCAGATTTTTCTGTGACtggcagagaaaaaaggaaatcaggTCACTTTAGGAGTCCTGACCTGGTTGCGTTTAGAAAACAGCAACCTCATCAGAATGTTTCCACTAAATCTTCCAGGGACTACTGCAGCAAGCTGGACCTGTGCAAGGCAGTCAATTGGATGAAAAGGTTTGCTGTGCCATTACACTGGCAAGAGCACCTAGAACCTCTCAAAGCAGGAATTAATTTAGAAGGTGTGCTTACTGGTGAAAGTGTGTTAAGTGTCAGTGATGGAGTGTGTAATAGGGATGATGCTTTTTATGGTTCATCAGGTGATGGCTTCTTTGATAATTCAGAAATACTTCACTATGCTTTTTCAGCTCCTTCTAAAAATATACATAACAAAGTGTGTAAATGTGACAgatgtgaaaaaatatttccatcttcATCCAAACTTCAAAGACATTACCTTATACACACAGGACAAAAGCCCTTTTGCTGTAGTATTTGTGGGAAGACATTTAGACAGTCAGCTCACTTAAAAAGACATCAGCTCACCCATACTGAAAATAACTATAAAAGCCCTGTTTGCCAGGTAGAATTTGGAAATCTGAACAAATTCTTCAATCATCAGGAAGATCACACTGAATTTGAGTCTTCTCAGCCTGTGAGTTATTCAGATTATTCTCAAGCACGTTCACAGGCACCTGGCTTTCAAGAATTTGAGCTGACTCAGTCAAATCAAGCAGCTGAAATCAAAGCTGAAATTGAGTCAGGAGCCTTTGTTCTTGAAACTGGCAGTAGAAACACAGAGCCTTATTTGTGTAGTAAATTGATGGAAACAGAGCAAAGCTGTTACAGTTATTGGCACAATTTTTCTGAAAGtattgaaagaagaaaactgtatcaGTGCAGTCTCTGCTTTAAgacatttaaatcattttctaaaCTTGAAAGACATTACTTCATGCATGCTGGACAGAAGCCATTTGAGTGTTCAGTTTGTGGTAAAAGTTTCCGACAGTCTCCACATTTGAAAAGACATCACCTTACTCACTTTAAAGAGAGGTTAAAGCTGAGTTCCAGTCAGCAACAATCAGAGAatacattgttttctttgaacCTGGATACTGTGCCCTGA